A section of the Microbulbifer pacificus genome encodes:
- the gloA2 gene encoding SMU1112c/YaeR family gloxylase I-like metalloprotein → MLKSIHHAAIICSDYPRSKNFYSEILGLEIIAENYRAPRNSWKLDLRLPDGGQVELFSFADAPVRPSYPEARGLRHLAFAVDSIQEAKAHLEACGVEVEPVRVDEYTGKRFTFFSDPDGLPLELYEQ, encoded by the coding sequence ATGCTGAAATCCATCCACCACGCGGCCATCATCTGCTCTGATTACCCGCGCTCGAAAAATTTTTATAGCGAAATTCTCGGCCTCGAAATCATTGCCGAAAATTACCGCGCGCCGCGCAATTCCTGGAAACTGGATCTGCGCTTGCCAGACGGCGGCCAGGTGGAGCTGTTTTCTTTTGCCGATGCGCCGGTGCGCCCCAGCTATCCCGAGGCACGGGGGTTGCGGCACCTGGCGTTTGCGGTGGATTCAATACAGGAAGCGAAGGCACATCTCGAGGCGTGCGGTGTGGAAGTAGAGCCGGTGCGCGTAGACGAATACACCGGCAAACGGTTTACATTCTTCAGCGATCCGGACGGGCTGCCGCTGGAATTGTACGAACAATAG
- a CDS encoding GNAT family N-acetyltransferase, whose protein sequence is MSVTTYYLEMTDPRELNAKPCPEGFSVIEAEEKEFRFNRYLYQLVGEPWQWTDKLKWPDREWQDYAERDALRTWVAYYRGAIAGYFELEQQPDGDVQIAYFGLAPRFVGRGFGGHLLSCALEEAWKWAPCRRVWVHTCTLDHDSALGNYQARGMAIYRTDTEE, encoded by the coding sequence TTGAGCGTAACGACGTATTACCTGGAAATGACCGACCCCCGGGAACTGAACGCCAAGCCCTGCCCCGAGGGCTTCTCGGTGATTGAAGCGGAGGAAAAAGAATTTCGTTTCAATCGCTACCTCTACCAGCTGGTGGGCGAGCCGTGGCAGTGGACCGATAAGCTGAAATGGCCGGACCGCGAGTGGCAGGACTATGCGGAGCGCGATGCACTGCGCACCTGGGTCGCCTACTATCGCGGGGCCATTGCCGGCTATTTCGAACTGGAACAACAGCCCGATGGCGATGTGCAGATCGCCTATTTTGGCCTGGCACCGCGCTTTGTCGGCCGCGGTTTTGGTGGTCACCTGCTGAGCTGTGCCCTTGAAGAGGCGTGGAAATGGGCGCCCTGTCGTCGGGTGTGGGTCCACACCTGCACCCTGGATCACGATAGCGCCCTGGGCAATTACCAGGCGCGCGGTATGGCGATCTATCGTACAGATACCGAAGAGTGA
- a CDS encoding LysR family transcriptional regulator, which translates to MKTGKSALSGRISDMDLRLLRVFREVVQAGGLAPAEVALNISRSTISVHLSDLETRLGLQLCLRSRGRADFKLTPEGEALYQAILELDGHLASFKSQVNAIQSQLTGKLRILLPDDVLEMPQLDLPTTIARLRERAPQLQLDIQLAAPHELELEILAGRADVGLNPLHSRRPGLSYQPLFSHQSLLYGAASHPCTTDMNEEFITQQELAAPDHAVLSGAAHLYRLFPHKSIANHMAARLAMILSGKFIGFLPTYLADEYVRNGALIALRPERFSYQIQNAITCKSSAMEQPAVQLFTSALVLNH; encoded by the coding sequence ATGAAAACCGGCAAATCCGCACTCTCCGGCCGCATCAGCGATATGGATCTGCGCCTGCTGCGGGTATTCCGCGAAGTGGTACAGGCCGGCGGGCTGGCGCCCGCGGAAGTGGCTCTCAATATCAGCCGCTCCACCATCAGCGTGCACCTGTCCGACCTGGAGACACGCCTGGGCCTGCAGCTGTGCCTGCGCTCCCGCGGCCGCGCCGACTTCAAGCTGACCCCGGAGGGGGAAGCCCTGTATCAGGCCATCCTGGAACTGGACGGCCACCTGGCCAGTTTCAAAAGCCAGGTGAATGCCATCCAGTCACAGCTCACCGGCAAACTGCGTATTCTGTTGCCGGATGATGTGCTGGAAATGCCCCAGCTCGACCTGCCCACCACCATCGCGCGCCTGCGCGAGCGCGCGCCGCAGCTGCAGCTGGATATCCAGCTCGCCGCCCCCCATGAACTGGAGCTGGAAATTCTCGCCGGGCGCGCCGATGTCGGCCTCAACCCGCTGCACTCCCGCCGCCCGGGCCTCAGCTACCAGCCCCTGTTCAGCCATCAATCGCTGCTCTACGGCGCGGCGAGCCATCCCTGCACAACAGATATGAATGAAGAGTTCATTACCCAGCAGGAACTCGCCGCACCGGATCACGCGGTGCTGTCTGGCGCCGCACACCTGTACCGGCTGTTCCCACACAAAAGCATCGCCAACCATATGGCCGCGCGCCTGGCGATGATCCTGTCGGGAAAATTTATCGGCTTTCTGCCCACCTACCTGGCGGATGAATATGTTAGAAATGGAGCCCTGATCGCGCTGCGACCCGAGCGCTTCAGCTACCAGATACAGAATGCCATTACGTGTAAAAGCAGTGCCATGGAACAACCTGCCGTACAGTTGTTTACTTCCGCACTGGTACTCAATCACTAA
- a CDS encoding dihydroorotate oxidase, which yields MAAAVSLATSIAGVSLSSCLYNASGPLCTTAEELDAIGNSEAGAILSKSATLEKRAGNPEPRYFETPWGSINSMGLPNEGFQYYLDYASRAEAFAKPYIMSISGLSHQDNVDMIKALAGQKHIAAIELNLSCPNVPGKPQTGYDFEQSRALLQRVFEHVSLPLGVKLPPYFDLPHFDMMAAVLNDYPLAFVTCVNSIGNGLVIDPESESVVIKPKSGFGGIGGDFIKPTALANVRKFYTLLNKDIAIIGCGGVKSGLDAFEHILCGASAVQIGTQFMREGTTCFSRIARELGEIMQQKGYADITSFQGKLRSLD from the coding sequence ATGGCTGCGGCAGTTTCCCTGGCGACGTCTATCGCGGGCGTATCACTTTCCTCCTGCCTGTATAACGCCTCCGGCCCACTGTGCACCACGGCCGAGGAACTGGACGCAATCGGCAACAGTGAAGCTGGCGCCATCCTGAGCAAAAGCGCCACACTGGAGAAGCGCGCGGGCAACCCGGAGCCGAGGTATTTTGAAACCCCCTGGGGCAGCATCAACAGCATGGGACTGCCGAACGAGGGGTTTCAATACTATCTGGACTACGCCAGCCGCGCCGAGGCCTTCGCGAAACCCTACATCATGTCCATCTCTGGCCTGAGCCACCAGGACAATGTCGACATGATCAAGGCGCTGGCCGGCCAAAAACATATCGCAGCCATTGAACTCAATCTCTCCTGCCCGAATGTGCCGGGCAAACCCCAGACCGGTTATGACTTCGAACAGAGCCGCGCGCTACTGCAACGGGTATTCGAGCACGTGTCGCTGCCTCTCGGGGTCAAGCTGCCGCCTTATTTTGACCTGCCCCACTTTGACATGATGGCCGCTGTGCTGAACGATTACCCACTGGCGTTCGTGACCTGTGTCAACAGCATCGGCAACGGGTTGGTCATCGACCCGGAGTCCGAATCGGTGGTAATAAAACCGAAATCCGGCTTTGGTGGCATCGGTGGCGACTTCATCAAACCCACCGCACTGGCAAATGTACGGAAGTTTTACACTCTGCTTAACAAAGACATAGCCATCATTGGATGCGGCGGAGTGAAAAGCGGTCTGGACGCGTTTGAACACATCCTGTGTGGCGCCAGCGCCGTGCAGATCGGCACCCAGTTCATGCGCGAGGGAACCACCTGTTTCTCGCGTATTGCGCGCGAGCTTGGCGAAATCATGCAGCAAAAGGGCTATGCAGACATCACGAGCTTCCAGGGAAAACTCAGATCTCTGGATTGA
- a CDS encoding sugar O-acetyltransferase codes for MSEKLKMLAGEMYNPADPELAEMRLHARILFEELNTVSQQDRPRRDRLIRQLFGSTGEQIQIESPFHCDYGGNIHVGENFFANFGCVILDVAEVRIGDNCMLAPQVGIYTATHPLDPVERRSGREYARPVTIGNDCWIGGMAVINPGVTLGDNVVVASGAVVTKSFGDSVVLAGNPARVIRIIEPKC; via the coding sequence ATGAGCGAAAAACTAAAAATGCTCGCCGGTGAAATGTACAACCCGGCTGACCCGGAGCTCGCGGAGATGCGCCTGCACGCACGCATCCTGTTTGAGGAGCTGAACACCGTCAGCCAGCAGGACCGCCCCCGGAGGGATCGGTTGATCCGCCAGCTATTCGGCAGTACCGGCGAACAGATCCAGATCGAGTCCCCGTTTCACTGCGACTATGGCGGGAATATCCATGTGGGTGAGAACTTCTTTGCCAATTTCGGCTGTGTGATTCTCGATGTAGCGGAAGTGCGCATTGGCGATAATTGCATGCTGGCACCCCAGGTGGGTATCTATACCGCCACCCATCCACTCGACCCGGTGGAGAGACGCAGCGGGCGCGAGTACGCCAGGCCGGTCACCATCGGCAACGACTGCTGGATCGGCGGCATGGCGGTGATCAATCCCGGGGTTACCCTGGGCGATAACGTCGTGGTCGCCTCCGGCGCGGTGGTAACGAAAAGTTTCGGCGACAGCGTGGTGCTGGCGGGCAACCCGGCCAGAGTAATCCGCATCATCGAACCCAAGTGCTGA